The Maylandia zebra isolate NMK-2024a linkage group LG7, Mzebra_GT3a, whole genome shotgun sequence genome contains a region encoding:
- the cd82b gene encoding CD82 molecule b, whose protein sequence is MGKGCVAVTKYFLFLFNLLFFVFGALILGFGLWVLLDNKSFIAVLQESSDTVKVASYILIGVGSLTMAMGFFGCIGSIYEVRCLLGLYFTCLLLILVAQITAGVLIYFQRDRLAYEMDSIIKTVIITYPNNRTTEHPLDYIQRTMKCCGFTGPGNWSENPVVKNSTQVQYSCSCRNDSLPGVDKALAGLCSTLSPDPPVYETGCKTTIETWLKDNLGVILGICAAVAVVELLGMILSMCLCKNVGREDYSKVPKY, encoded by the exons ATGGGGAAAGGATGCGTTGCAGTCACCAAATACTTTCTATTTCTCTTCAACCTCCTCTTCTTT GTGTTTGGAGCCCTTATCCTGGGCTTTGGACTGTGGGTTCTGCTTGATAACAAGAGCTTCATTGCTGTCCTAC AGGAATCATCAGATACTGTGAAAGTGGCCTCATACATCCTCATCGGAGTGGGTTCCCTGACGATGGCCATGGGCTTCTTTGGCTGCATTGGATCCATCTACGAAGTCCGTTGTCTTCTGGGTCTG TACTTCACctgcctcctcctcatcctcgtTGCCCAGATCACTGCTGGAGTTCTCATTTACTTCCAGAGAGATCGG TTGGCATATGAGATGGACAGCATTATTAAGACTGTGATCATCACCTACCCCAATAACAGGACCACAGAGCACCCCTTGGACTACATTCAGAGGACG ATGAAATGCTGTGGTTTTACTGGGCCGGGCAACTGGTCTGAGAACCCTGTGGTCAAGAACAGCACCCAGGTGCAGTATTCCTGCTCCTGTCGTAATGATTCCTTGCCTGGAGTGGATAAGGCGCTAGCAGGCCTGTGTTCAACCTTGTCCCCGGATCCACCTGTTTATGAAACG GGCTGTAAAACCACCATAGAAACATGGCTAAAGGATAACTTGGGAGTTATTCTGGGGATCTGTGCTGCCGTGGCAGTCGTGGAG CTCCTCGGGATGATCCTCTCCATGTGTCTCTGCAAGAACGTTGGCCGGGAAGATTACAGCAAAGTGCCGAAGTACTGA